A single window of Anaerocolumna chitinilytica DNA harbors:
- a CDS encoding ABC transporter permease → MLKYIGKRVLYMVFVFLIMSLVMFFLYNLIPGDPARAQLEPVKTTLTAEQYQMRYKQLRQQMGLDDPIIVKYSKWIGGILHGDFGMSTRHKKPVIDLIKAPMGNTIFINIFATVLALGISIPLGIICAVKRNSIMDNVVQVLTIVGYSLPIFIITLISIFFFAVNLRWFPVSGMHSPNFHGTGLVAFADKMQHLALPLIVMTIGSLGGMTRYVRAAMIEALRMDYIRTARAKGLKEKVVIYSHAWRNALLPVITLIIGWFISIFSGSLVIEQMFNLNGMGKFYMDALMNQDYNVALAVQMFYMVVALIGNLIIDLSYGFVDPRVRVNR, encoded by the coding sequence ATGTTAAAGTATATTGGTAAGAGAGTGCTTTACATGGTATTTGTATTTTTAATCATGTCTCTCGTTATGTTCTTTTTATATAATCTGATACCCGGAGATCCGGCCAGAGCCCAATTGGAACCTGTTAAAACCACTTTGACAGCGGAACAGTACCAGATGAGGTACAAACAATTAAGACAGCAGATGGGCCTTGATGATCCGATCATAGTTAAATATAGTAAGTGGATTGGCGGTATTTTACATGGAGATTTCGGTATGTCCACAAGACATAAGAAGCCTGTTATTGATTTGATTAAGGCACCTATGGGTAATACCATCTTTATTAATATTTTCGCTACTGTTTTAGCCCTTGGTATATCGATACCACTTGGTATTATTTGCGCTGTCAAGCGGAATTCCATCATGGATAATGTGGTACAAGTCTTGACCATTGTCGGGTATAGCTTACCAATATTTATTATTACTCTTATTAGTATATTTTTCTTTGCAGTTAACTTGCGATGGTTCCCTGTCAGCGGTATGCATTCGCCTAATTTCCATGGGACAGGTCTAGTTGCCTTTGCTGATAAAATGCAGCACTTGGCATTGCCATTGATTGTTATGACCATTGGGTCTCTTGGCGGTATGACCAGATACGTTCGTGCGGCTATGATTGAAGCACTTCGAATGGATTATATCCGTACAGCCAGAGCAAAAGGTCTAAAGGAAAAGGTTGTTATTTACTCTCATGCCTGGAGAAATGCGCTTCTTCCGGTTATCACTTTAATTATTGGATGGTTTATCAGTATTTTCTCCGGCTCACTTGTTATTGAGCAGATGTTTAATCTAAATGGTATGGGTAAATTCTACATGGATGCCTTAATGAATCAGGATTATAATGTTGCGCTTGCGGTACAGATGTTTTATATGGTTGTCGCATTAATTGGTAATTTAATTATAGATTTAAGCTATGGTTTTGTTGATCCCCGTGTCAGGGTTAACCGTTAG